The proteins below are encoded in one region of Methanoculleus thermophilus:
- a CDS encoding Lon protease family protein, translating into MIQPLDIGEYRSIYRPDNLECASTGEMRPLEEIIGQERALRALRFGLEIRERGFNVYAAGAQGTGRMSAVRSFLDQLAKAKSRANDWVYVHNFENQYEPNAISLPAGRGTEFRDDMKRFIEEVRQALPRAFQSEAYTERRDKTLQSLQDRRTDLIARINQRAQEAGFVIQMSPIGLLTIPVIDGRPTPEEEVITLPEDVRAEIQRRRDALNTELRNTLRQVQDLERQGMEAVKGLNHDIALYAIGNLVAELKEKYADVPEIPEYIDAVQNDILENLQTFLGMPEQPGIPPQFQAFIRELPFRKYEVNVVVDNAEAKGAPVIVEENPTFQNLLGKIEREVQFGIFTTDFTMIRPGSLHKANGGYLVLNVEDLLRAPFSWDGLKTALKTGKIVIEEPGERMGFITAKTIKPEAIPLDIKVALIGTPMLYHLLYQLDPDFKELFKVKADFDTVMDRNDENARKYADFMCNLVREENLRHLDREAIARVIEHGSRLAADKKKLSTHFAAIADLIREANFYAASDGSDLIQKQHIMKAIEEKVYRSNLIQKKIEEAIEREIFLIDTEGEKVGQVNGLSVIGLGDFAFGRPSKVTASVGVGREGIVDIEREAALGGPIHTKGVLIINGYLNNKYAHDKPLSLSARLVFEQSYEGIEGDSASSTELYALLSALSGLPIKQYLAVTGSVNQKGEVQAIGGVNEKLEGFYEVCKAKGLNGNQGVLIPASNVQNLMLKEEIVEAAKAGKFRIYPVRTIDEGIEILTGVPAGTRREDGTYEEGTVNYLVDRRLREMAETMRGFQPMPAK; encoded by the coding sequence ATGATTCAGCCTCTAGATATCGGAGAATACCGGAGCATCTACAGACCGGATAACCTTGAGTGCGCAAGTACCGGAGAGATGCGCCCGCTCGAAGAGATCATCGGTCAGGAGCGAGCACTCCGGGCGTTGCGGTTCGGTCTTGAGATCCGGGAGCGGGGGTTCAACGTCTACGCTGCAGGCGCCCAAGGGACCGGGCGGATGAGCGCTGTGCGGAGTTTCCTTGACCAGCTCGCGAAGGCCAAGTCGAGAGCAAACGACTGGGTCTACGTGCATAACTTTGAGAACCAGTACGAGCCCAACGCCATCTCCCTTCCGGCAGGGAGGGGGACAGAGTTTCGGGACGACATGAAACGATTCATCGAGGAGGTCCGGCAGGCGCTTCCCCGGGCATTCCAGAGCGAAGCGTATACCGAGCGGCGGGATAAGACTCTCCAGTCGCTCCAGGACAGGAGGACCGATCTCATTGCCAGGATCAATCAGCGCGCCCAGGAAGCCGGGTTTGTCATCCAGATGAGCCCCATCGGTCTTTTGACCATCCCGGTCATCGACGGCCGGCCGACACCCGAAGAGGAGGTGATCACGCTCCCCGAGGACGTGCGGGCAGAGATCCAGCGGCGGCGGGACGCCCTGAACACGGAACTCCGGAACACTTTGCGGCAGGTCCAGGACCTTGAGCGGCAGGGTATGGAGGCGGTCAAGGGATTAAACCACGACATCGCGCTCTACGCGATCGGGAACCTCGTTGCCGAATTAAAAGAGAAGTATGCCGACGTTCCTGAGATCCCCGAGTACATCGACGCCGTTCAGAACGACATACTCGAGAATCTCCAGACCTTCCTCGGCATGCCTGAGCAGCCCGGGATCCCGCCCCAGTTCCAGGCCTTCATCCGGGAGCTTCCGTTCCGGAAGTACGAGGTGAACGTCGTCGTCGACAACGCCGAGGCCAAAGGGGCGCCGGTGATCGTCGAGGAGAACCCGACCTTCCAGAACCTTCTTGGAAAGATCGAGAGGGAGGTGCAGTTTGGAATCTTCACAACCGACTTCACGATGATCCGGCCGGGATCGTTGCATAAAGCCAACGGCGGCTACCTCGTCCTCAATGTCGAAGACCTCCTTCGAGCCCCCTTCTCCTGGGACGGGCTCAAGACGGCCTTAAAGACCGGGAAGATCGTCATCGAGGAGCCGGGCGAGCGGATGGGGTTCATCACGGCAAAGACCATCAAGCCCGAGGCGATACCCCTTGATATCAAGGTGGCCCTGATCGGGACCCCGATGCTCTACCATCTCCTCTATCAACTGGACCCGGACTTCAAGGAGCTCTTCAAGGTCAAAGCCGACTTCGATACCGTGATGGACCGAAACGACGAGAACGCGAGAAAGTATGCCGACTTTATGTGCAACCTCGTCCGGGAGGAGAACCTCCGGCACCTCGATCGGGAGGCGATCGCGAGGGTGATCGAGCACGGCTCGCGTCTTGCCGCGGATAAAAAGAAACTCTCCACCCATTTCGCTGCGATCGCGGATCTCATCCGGGAGGCGAACTTCTATGCCGCAAGCGACGGGTCGGACCTGATCCAGAAGCAGCATATCATGAAGGCGATCGAGGAGAAGGTCTACCGCTCGAACCTGATCCAGAAGAAGATCGAGGAGGCCATCGAGCGCGAGATCTTCCTCATCGATACCGAGGGAGAGAAGGTCGGCCAGGTGAACGGTCTATCGGTGATCGGGCTAGGGGACTTTGCCTTCGGCCGGCCGTCGAAGGTGACCGCGAGCGTCGGGGTCGGCCGAGAGGGTATCGTGGATATCGAGCGGGAAGCGGCGCTTGGAGGGCCGATCCATACCAAAGGGGTCCTCATCATCAACGGTTACCTCAACAACAAATACGCACACGACAAACCCCTCTCTCTCTCGGCCCGGCTCGTCTTTGAGCAGAGTTACGAGGGGATTGAGGGCGACTCCGCCTCGAGCACCGAACTCTACGCCCTCCTCTCGGCGCTCTCGGGTCTCCCCATAAAGCAGTACCTCGCTGTCACGGGTTCCGTGAACCAGAAGGGAGAGGTCCAGGCAATCGGCGGCGTCAACGAGAAACTGGAGGGATTCTATGAGGTCTGCAAGGCAAAAGGGCTCAACGGAAACCAGGGAGTCCTGATCCCGGCAAGCAACGTCCAGAACCTGATGCTGAAAGAGGAGATCGTCGAGGCCGCAAAGGCCGGGAAGTTCCGTATCTACCCTGTCCGGACGATCGACGAGGGGATCGAGATCCTCACCGGGGTTCCGGCGGGTACCCGCCGGGAAGACGGGACGTATGAGGAAGGGACGGTGAACTACCTCGTGGACCGGCGGCTCCGGGAGATGGCGGAGACGATGCGCGGGTTCCAGCCGATGCCGGCGAAGTGA
- a CDS encoding CxxC-x17-CxxC domain-containing protein, whose translation MSNPMDYNRGNRNFGGPRNFGGPREMTKTICSDCGKECEVPFKPTEGRPVYCQDCLPKHRKPRF comes from the coding sequence ATGAGCAATCCAATGGATTATAATAGAGGAAACAGAAATTTCGGTGGTCCGAGAAACTTCGGCGGCCCCCGTGAAATGACAAAGACCATCTGTTCTGACTGCGGGAAGGAGTGCGAAGTACCCTTCAAGCCGACCGAAGGCAGGCCCGTCTACTGCCAGGACTGCCTCCCCAAGCACAGAAAACCCCGGTTCTAA
- a CDS encoding 4Fe-4S dicluster domain-containing protein — protein MADRKKFQGVIRLREKGKVAVRGKILAGLMTAPQMAALARIAEEFGDGTIGLTTRLNVEFPNIDRRDAQAVAERLREAGIEPGSTGAALRSVVACKGTTCRHGCCDTQGLARAIEERYGGYELPWKLKIAVTGCPNNCARVQLNDIGIMGLRFPEYGVGECNGCGACEKTCREGAVRVVDGEAHYSEEACVGCGDCITICPMDAIGVQKEGVRFFLGGRSGRVLQTGIEADGLIAEEEVLGIVGKVLESYRERALPGERLGEMMERAGRDAVFAAAGLKPRE, from the coding sequence ATGGCCGACAGGAAGAAGTTTCAGGGGGTTATCAGACTCCGGGAAAAGGGGAAAGTCGCAGTCCGCGGAAAGATCCTCGCCGGCTTGATGACCGCGCCGCAGATGGCGGCACTGGCACGGATCGCGGAGGAGTTCGGTGACGGGACGATCGGGCTGACGACGCGGCTCAACGTGGAGTTCCCAAACATCGACCGACGGGACGCCCAAGCGGTTGCAGAAAGGCTCCGGGAGGCGGGGATAGAGCCGGGGAGCACCGGGGCTGCCCTCCGGTCGGTCGTCGCCTGCAAGGGTACGACCTGCAGGCACGGGTGCTGCGACACGCAGGGGCTCGCCCGGGCGATCGAGGAGCGCTACGGAGGATACGAACTCCCCTGGAAACTCAAGATCGCCGTCACCGGATGCCCAAACAACTGCGCGAGAGTTCAATTAAACGACATCGGGATCATGGGCCTGCGGTTCCCAGAGTACGGCGTCGGGGAGTGCAACGGTTGCGGCGCGTGCGAGAAGACCTGTCGCGAAGGAGCCGTCCGGGTCGTCGACGGCGAGGCCCACTACTCCGAAGAAGCCTGCGTTGGATGCGGCGATTGCATAACGATCTGCCCCATGGATGCTATTGGGGTCCAGAAAGAGGGGGTGCGCTTCTTCCTCGGCGGGAGGTCGGGAAGGGTCCTTCAGACCGGGATCGAGGCGGACGGGTTGATCGCCGAAGAAGAGGTGCTCGGGATTGTAGGAAAGGTTCTTGAAAGTTACCGGGAGAGAGCACTGCCAGGAGAGCGGCTTGGCGAGATGATGGAGCGCGCAGGAAGAGATGCGGTCTTTGCGGCCGCCGGATTGAAGCCGCGTGAGTAA
- a CDS encoding DUF2298 domain-containing protein yields the protein MDLLTQVCNVLLWAGLIKLLQMTLWPSLRQTLGDYAYPAAYPASLLLFALATWYCGFFRIPVVLALLLFILLGIWGIRRGDYWIPGIRGNLTWDAVFLVGFLFALAVRFTNPPINYFSEQYMNHAFIASIIREPVVPPLDPWFAGGDLTVYYYLGHWLMGTLSIATGIPSEVAFNLVPATVYGTAFVVLYALGRLLLDRYRWLPLAVLLIVPPSVLWSLAAGADIYQAFQETNWIIHGARVEFPVFSLILGNVHAFEMALFNEVFLIFLLGFAWCRWGGLDLRGRGALALLLALSIGSMPLLSSWDALVYAPLVAIFLLVLALRERDRSTLMAALFVPAFALALYLPYYFHLEPAGIGGIGTGFPPTDPLAFLAVWGGFLALTYVAVARDIRRSPFLLAVAAPALISGYVALAVILVPLVYLLVRRERSFADLLCIAGLAVLGFCEVVYLQEMLGGDYSRFNTIFKFYFDAWILLGTGTILAAAGWLSGRRPIPVSRWLALAASAALILAPVALNIEIGRGLLGIEYPPAGYHTLDGLAYLDATRPAEAAAIDFLRTLDGDHRIVEAENGDYGYYSRISSLTGIPTILGQRSHELTWRGNGPWYTERPADIRAIYEDPERSLALMEKYNATLLYVGEPERERYDVRLPDQGLTLIYDEGGVRIYERVG from the coding sequence GTGGACCTTCTAACCCAGGTATGCAACGTCCTGCTCTGGGCCGGGCTCATCAAACTTCTCCAGATGACCCTCTGGCCCAGCCTCCGCCAAACACTTGGCGACTACGCCTATCCGGCGGCATACCCGGCCTCCCTCCTCCTCTTTGCCCTTGCGACCTGGTACTGCGGCTTCTTCCGCATCCCGGTTGTCCTCGCCCTCCTTCTCTTCATTCTCCTCGGGATCTGGGGCATCCGGCGGGGGGACTACTGGATCCCCGGGATCCGGGGCAATCTTACCTGGGACGCGGTCTTCCTCGTCGGGTTTCTCTTCGCGCTTGCCGTCCGGTTCACGAATCCGCCCATCAACTACTTCAGCGAACAGTACATGAACCACGCCTTCATCGCGAGCATCATCCGTGAACCGGTCGTGCCGCCGCTCGATCCCTGGTTTGCGGGAGGAGATCTCACCGTCTACTACTACCTCGGCCACTGGCTGATGGGCACTCTTTCGATCGCCACCGGCATTCCATCGGAGGTGGCTTTCAACCTCGTCCCGGCCACGGTCTACGGGACGGCGTTCGTCGTCCTCTACGCCCTCGGCCGCCTCCTCCTCGATCGCTACCGATGGCTCCCCCTCGCGGTCCTCCTCATCGTCCCGCCGTCGGTTCTCTGGTCGCTCGCCGCGGGCGCCGATATCTACCAGGCCTTCCAGGAGACCAACTGGATCATTCATGGTGCCCGGGTCGAGTTTCCGGTCTTCTCACTCATCCTCGGGAACGTCCACGCCTTCGAGATGGCTCTCTTCAACGAGGTCTTCCTCATCTTCCTCCTCGGGTTTGCATGGTGCCGGTGGGGTGGGCTCGATCTCCGGGGGCGGGGGGCGCTCGCCCTCCTCCTTGCCCTCTCCATCGGCTCGATGCCGCTCCTCTCCTCCTGGGATGCTCTCGTCTACGCACCCCTAGTCGCGATCTTTCTCCTCGTGCTCGCTCTCCGTGAGCGGGACCGCTCCACACTCATGGCCGCCCTCTTCGTCCCCGCGTTCGCTCTTGCCCTCTACCTCCCCTACTACTTCCACCTCGAGCCTGCGGGTATCGGCGGGATCGGCACCGGGTTTCCCCCCACCGACCCGCTCGCGTTTCTCGCGGTCTGGGGCGGGTTTCTCGCTCTCACCTACGTCGCCGTCGCCCGGGATATACGCCGCTCCCCCTTCCTGCTCGCCGTCGCCGCACCGGCCCTCATCAGCGGCTACGTGGCTCTCGCGGTCATCCTCGTGCCGCTCGTCTATCTTCTCGTCCGGCGGGAGCGCTCGTTTGCCGACCTCCTCTGCATCGCCGGCCTTGCGGTCCTCGGCTTCTGCGAGGTCGTCTATCTTCAGGAGATGCTCGGGGGCGACTACAGCCGGTTCAATACAATCTTCAAGTTCTACTTCGATGCCTGGATTTTGCTCGGGACCGGCACCATTCTTGCTGCCGCCGGCTGGCTTTCCGGGCGGCGGCCGATCCCGGTATCCCGGTGGCTTGCACTCGCCGCCTCCGCTGCCCTCATCCTCGCACCGGTTGCCCTCAACATCGAGATCGGCCGGGGGCTCCTCGGGATCGAGTACCCTCCGGCGGGCTACCACACGCTCGATGGGCTTGCCTACCTTGATGCCACGCGACCCGCGGAGGCCGCGGCGATCGATTTCCTGCGGACGCTCGACGGTGACCACCGGATTGTCGAGGCGGAGAACGGCGATTATGGCTATTACTCCCGGATATCGTCTCTTACCGGTATCCCGACGATTCTCGGCCAGAGGAGTCACGAACTGACCTGGCGGGGGAACGGCCCCTGGTATACAGAGCGCCCGGCGGACATCCGGGCGATCTACGAGGACCCAGAGCGTTCTCTCGCGCTCATGGAGAAGTACAACGCGACCCTCCTCTACGTCGGCGAGCCCGAGCGCGAGCGCTACGACGTCCGACTCCCAGACCAGGGACTCACTCTGATCTATGATGAGGGTGGGGTTCGGATCTATGAGCGGGTTGGATAA
- a CDS encoding PQQ-dependent sugar dehydrogenase — protein MTRAVVVMVSVLVLIALAGVAGAQVSPDNETNMTQTPAPGIPGGNLTNAGSPYAAVFENNTSVTRLIEDEPLNVSLEPIAEGFVAPVMLTHAGDDSGRLFVVDQIGTVSIIYPNGTRAEEPFLDVRDRLVDLDPSFDERGLLSIAFHPEFRENGRVFAFYSAPLREGAPEGWNCTNRLVEFQVDPENPDRVDMTSEKILMEIDKPQFNHNGGSIGFSPRDGYLYVPLGDGGAGDDNGTGHTPVIGNAQDLTKIYGKMLRIDVDNVTATNATPPENATWTTAAGTLYGIPADNPFVANTSIPPEIYAYGLRNPAYLRFDAEGNAYVADAGQELFEEVDIVTRGGNYGWRIMEGTHCFDPENPRVPPATCPTNGSSGDPLIGPIIEGGHDLGVVFVGGGIYNGTTLPDLAGRYILGYWSNNFATGNATLLAATPPEGWDPSAVPDSAENLTPENIAMWRLERLNVNGTPAGTVEAFLLGFGVDESSEIYVLTTDDGGPDASNMTGRVWKLAPANVTATPTATPTTAPPPPPAAGGGESVTVDIAAENIEFDTETITVPAGAEVTMNFDNRDSAPHNVAIYTDSSAMTPIYIGEIITGPGQVTYTFTAPSEPGTYFFRCDVHPSMNGEFIVE, from the coding sequence ATGACACGAGCAGTCGTAGTCATGGTATCCGTGCTCGTCCTCATCGCTCTGGCAGGCGTTGCCGGGGCGCAGGTGAGCCCGGATAATGAGACCAACATGACGCAGACACCCGCTCCCGGGATCCCGGGCGGGAACTTGACGAACGCAGGATCGCCCTATGCAGCGGTGTTTGAGAACAATACATCCGTCACCCGACTTATTGAGGATGAACCGCTCAACGTGAGTCTCGAACCGATTGCCGAGGGTTTTGTCGCCCCGGTGATGCTCACGCACGCCGGCGATGATTCGGGCAGGCTCTTTGTCGTCGACCAGATCGGGACGGTCTCGATCATCTATCCTAACGGCACACGCGCCGAGGAGCCGTTCCTGGACGTTCGAGATCGTCTGGTCGACCTCGATCCGTCGTTTGATGAGCGCGGTCTCCTCTCGATAGCCTTCCACCCCGAATTCCGGGAGAACGGGAGGGTCTTTGCATTCTACAGCGCACCCCTCCGCGAGGGGGCGCCCGAGGGCTGGAACTGCACGAACCGTCTCGTGGAGTTCCAGGTCGATCCCGAGAACCCCGACCGGGTCGACATGACCTCGGAGAAGATCCTGATGGAGATCGACAAACCGCAGTTCAACCACAACGGCGGGAGCATCGGCTTTAGCCCCCGTGACGGCTACCTCTACGTCCCGCTTGGCGACGGTGGGGCAGGAGACGATAACGGGACCGGCCACACGCCAGTGATCGGGAACGCTCAGGATCTCACAAAGATCTACGGCAAGATGCTCCGGATCGACGTTGACAACGTCACCGCCACGAACGCAACACCGCCGGAGAACGCTACCTGGACGACGGCGGCCGGCACCCTCTACGGCATCCCGGCGGACAACCCGTTCGTCGCAAACACGAGCATCCCACCCGAGATCTACGCCTACGGTCTCAGGAACCCCGCTTACCTCCGGTTTGACGCCGAGGGCAACGCCTACGTGGCCGACGCCGGTCAGGAACTCTTTGAGGAGGTTGATATCGTCACGAGGGGCGGAAACTACGGATGGCGCATCATGGAGGGAACCCACTGCTTCGACCCGGAGAACCCCAGGGTCCCACCGGCAACCTGCCCGACGAACGGCTCCTCCGGCGATCCCCTGATCGGCCCCATCATCGAGGGCGGACATGACCTGGGTGTCGTCTTCGTCGGCGGCGGCATCTACAACGGCACGACGCTCCCGGACCTTGCGGGACGCTACATCCTCGGCTACTGGAGCAACAACTTCGCCACCGGGAATGCAACCCTCCTCGCCGCAACCCCACCTGAGGGCTGGGACCCGTCGGCCGTTCCCGACTCCGCCGAGAACCTCACGCCCGAGAACATCGCAATGTGGAGGCTAGAGAGGCTCAACGTGAACGGGACGCCTGCCGGGACCGTAGAGGCCTTCCTCCTCGGGTTCGGTGTGGACGAGTCCTCGGAGATCTACGTGCTCACGACCGACGATGGGGGACCGGATGCATCCAACATGACCGGGAGGGTCTGGAAGCTCGCCCCGGCGAACGTGACGGCGACCCCGACCGCAACACCGACTACAGCACCGCCCCCGCCCCCTGCCGCCGGGGGTGGCGAGAGTGTGACGGTCGATATCGCGGCTGAGAACATCGAGTTCGATACGGAGACGATCACGGTCCCTGCGGGCGCAGAGGTGACGATGAACTTCGATAACCGGGATAGTGCCCCTCACAACGTCGCGATCTACACAGACTCCTCGGCGATGACACCGATCTACATCGGCGAGATCATCACCGGCCCGGGCCAGGTGACTTACACCTTCACGGCGCCGTCGGAGCCCGGAACCTACTTCTTCCGGTGCGATGTGCACCCCTCGATGAACGGGGAGTTCATCGTGGAGTAG
- a CDS encoding cupredoxin domain-containing protein has translation MTPQATIDIAAENFAFNKKRITVPAGAEVTINFDNRDEGIPHNVAVYTDSSAATAISIGEIITGPARATYTFTAPAKPGTYFFRCDVHPSMNGEFIVE, from the coding sequence ATGACCCCGCAGGCGACAATCGATATCGCGGCCGAGAACTTTGCCTTCAATAAAAAGAGGATCACCGTCCCCGCGGGTGCAGAAGTGACGATAAACTTCGATAACCGGGACGAAGGCATCCCGCACAACGTTGCAGTCTACACGGACTCTTCCGCGGCCACCGCGATCTCTATAGGGGAGATCATCACCGGACCGGCGCGGGCGACCTATACGTTCACAGCGCCCGCAAAGCCCGGAACCTACTTCTTCCGGTGCGACGTCCATCCCTCGATGAACGGGGAGTTCATCGTGGAGTAG
- a CDS encoding UbiA family prenyltransferase, with protein MNEDTEEMAYSMKETLAALADLTRIHFFFVWPLLFCSGLMLAFENYGGFSWELIARAALIGLSGFLAGLVLNDYVDEEYDRREVEGSLTRYWRPVRGRPIAEGRISARAAFAVFIALAASATALAVTLPAPHSLYVLAIMGYSYLVEYFYQTKKRSQTLPIAQVIGRTDFALFPVAGYLVHGSPDATALLYFLFFYPWTLAHLAANDIADIRNDRARGMATIPVLYGMKGAVAWTLGFSAVHAAIALVFGLALGPITIAGFSAGLILLGAANYIVLREKSPGAAIRALPLMHASLLVYAIAIIAGAVL; from the coding sequence TTGAACGAGGATACGGAAGAGATGGCATACAGCATGAAAGAGACCCTCGCGGCGCTCGCCGACCTGACCCGGATTCACTTCTTCTTCGTCTGGCCGCTGCTCTTCTGTTCGGGGCTCATGCTTGCGTTTGAGAACTACGGCGGGTTCTCGTGGGAACTCATCGCCCGGGCCGCTCTCATCGGGCTCTCTGGGTTTCTCGCCGGGCTCGTTCTGAACGACTACGTTGATGAAGAGTACGACCGCCGGGAGGTCGAAGGGTCGCTCACCCGCTACTGGCGCCCGGTGAGAGGACGGCCGATAGCAGAAGGGCGGATCTCGGCCCGGGCGGCCTTTGCGGTCTTCATAGCCCTCGCGGCAAGCGCAACCGCGCTCGCCGTGACGCTGCCTGCACCGCACAGCCTCTACGTCCTCGCGATCATGGGGTACTCGTATCTGGTCGAGTACTTCTACCAGACCAAAAAGCGCAGCCAGACCCTGCCGATAGCCCAGGTAATCGGGCGGACGGACTTTGCCCTCTTCCCGGTCGCCGGCTACCTGGTGCACGGGAGCCCGGACGCGACCGCCCTCCTCTACTTCCTCTTCTTCTATCCCTGGACGCTCGCCCACCTTGCAGCAAACGATATCGCCGATATCAGAAACGACCGTGCACGGGGGATGGCGACGATACCGGTCCTCTACGGCATGAAGGGAGCAGTCGCCTGGACGCTCGGCTTCTCGGCCGTCCACGCCGCGATAGCGCTCGTCTTTGGTCTCGCACTCGGGCCGATCACCATCGCCGGGTTTTCTGCAGGGCTCATCCTTCTAGGGGCCGCAAACTACATCGTCCTCCGGGAAAAGAGCCCGGGCGCGGCGATTCGGGCGCTGCCGCTCATGCATGCATCACTGCTCGTCTACGCCATAGCGATCATCGCCGGCGCCGTTCTTTAA
- a CDS encoding rubredoxin, whose protein sequence is MKTYRCSICGHIYNPSTGDADIPPGTAFENLSDDWRCPVCLAEKSKFSPFDSPLARLGL, encoded by the coding sequence ATGAAGACATACCGCTGCTCGATATGCGGGCATATCTATAACCCCTCGACCGGTGATGCGGATATTCCGCCGGGAACCGCGTTTGAAAACCTCTCTGACGACTGGCGCTGCCCGGTCTGCCTTGCCGAGAAGAGCAAGTTTTCCCCGTTCGACTCGCCGCTCGCGAGGCTCGGGCTCTGA
- a CDS encoding DUF7282 domain-containing protein, producing the protein MQKRWLVLAAVLAACCIGAVSAQEAVGMNATENASIQVTDQMIEGDAVVGNVTIREVVSNGTGWLVIHNNLFGHPGGVIGYTPVEPGMNENVTVTIHTFVATDALFAVLHHDAGEAGVFEYPVPDVEQRAEGEIVIVPFNVTAENATLLNLTELSSGGRT; encoded by the coding sequence ATGCAGAAGCGCTGGCTAGTTCTTGCGGCAGTACTCGCGGCCTGCTGCATTGGGGCAGTCTCCGCCCAGGAAGCCGTGGGGATGAATGCAACCGAGAACGCCTCGATCCAGGTGACGGATCAGATGATCGAGGGCGATGCGGTCGTAGGGAACGTCACGATCCGCGAGGTCGTGAGCAACGGGACCGGATGGCTCGTTATTCACAACAATCTCTTCGGGCATCCCGGCGGGGTCATCGGCTATACGCCGGTCGAGCCCGGGATGAATGAGAATGTCACGGTCACCATCCACACCTTCGTCGCCACCGATGCCCTCTTTGCCGTCCTGCACCATGACGCTGGTGAGGCGGGCGTCTTTGAATACCCCGTCCCCGACGTCGAGCAGAGGGCGGAGGGCGAGATCGTGATCGTGCCCTTCAACGTCACGGCGGAGAATGCCACCCTGCTCAACCTGACGGAACTCTCTTCCGGCGGCAGGACCTGA
- a CDS encoding DUF1294 domain-containing protein, producing the protein MILLEAAIAIYLTINAAAFLAYYSDKRSARRSAWRTPEKTLLVMALLGPFGALFAMRLFRHKTQKGKFRLVPLFLCLHIVLAVAFVLTLT; encoded by the coding sequence ATGATCCTCCTTGAGGCCGCGATCGCGATCTATCTTACTATAAACGCCGCCGCGTTCCTTGCATACTACAGCGACAAACGATCGGCGAGACGCTCGGCCTGGAGGACTCCGGAGAAGACGCTCCTTGTCATGGCGCTGCTCGGGCCGTTTGGCGCTCTTTTCGCGATGCGGCTTTTCCGGCACAAGACGCAGAAAGGGAAGTTCCGGCTTGTCCCGCTCTTTCTCTGCCTGCATATCGTGCTTGCCGTCGCGTTTGTCCTGACGCTCACGTAA
- a CDS encoding chorismate mutase, with protein MSLDAVRNEIREVDEKIIDLIAERQRLAAEIARIKQENGLPIHDGPQRKVVLDRVFTYAVESRIDPISVRRIFEILIDMSEERQRECSGDGNLP; from the coding sequence ATGTCCCTTGATGCCGTCAGGAATGAGATTCGCGAGGTCGATGAGAAGATCATCGATCTGATTGCGGAACGGCAGAGACTTGCAGCAGAGATTGCCAGGATCAAGCAGGAGAACGGCCTTCCCATTCACGACGGACCACAGCGGAAGGTAGTCCTCGACCGGGTCTTCACCTACGCCGTCGAGAGCCGGATCGACCCGATCTCCGTCCGGCGGATCTTTGAGATCCTGATCGATATGAGCGAGGAGCGGCAGCGCGAGTGCAGCGGGGACGGCAACCTGCCGTGA
- a CDS encoding site-2 protease family protein yields the protein MLERIPLRERRDLLIAWLAISVAFTLIYIRGGVSPIGLLFFFVMSLVTVGVAFVLHELAHKFAAMRYGYWAEFKKDNQMLLVAVVMAALVGIVFAAPGATYVYGNATRNENGRISAAGPVTNLLLCIPFAALMLFGGGGLLGTVGLVGLRVNAMIATFNMLPISVLDGRKILAWNPVIFAVLIIASLGILFWSLL from the coding sequence ATGCTGGAACGAATACCGCTACGCGAGCGTCGGGACCTCCTGATCGCGTGGCTTGCCATATCGGTCGCCTTCACCCTGATCTATATCCGGGGCGGAGTGAGCCCGATCGGGCTCCTCTTCTTCTTCGTGATGTCTCTCGTCACGGTAGGGGTCGCCTTTGTCCTCCACGAACTCGCGCACAAGTTCGCCGCCATGCGTTACGGCTACTGGGCCGAGTTCAAGAAGGACAACCAGATGCTCCTCGTCGCCGTGGTGATGGCGGCGCTCGTCGGGATCGTCTTTGCGGCGCCGGGGGCGACGTATGTCTACGGGAACGCGACACGAAACGAGAACGGAAGGATATCGGCGGCAGGCCCGGTCACGAATCTCCTCCTCTGCATACCCTTCGCGGCGCTGATGCTCTTCGGCGGCGGCGGACTTCTCGGTACCGTGGGTCTCGTCGGGCTCCGGGTGAACGCCATGATCGCGACCTTCAATATGCTCCCGATCAGCGTTCTTGATGGCCGCAAGATCCTTGCCTGGAACCCGGTCATCTTTGCGGTGCTCATCATCGCCTCCCTCGGCATCCTCTTCTGGTCCCTCCTCTGA